A window of Limosilactobacillus reuteri genomic DNA:
GATTTTGGATTTCATTTGTATTATCAATTCCAATGTTAATACAAATGCTTGCGATGCCTTTTCACTGGATGATGCCTGTCTATAATTGGATAGCACTAATTACTACTACTATTATTATGGCAATTTCAGCATTTCCATATTGGAAAAGTGCGATCGCTGCATTTAAGAAACATAGTGCAAATATGAATACCCTCGTCGCTACAGGAACGGCTGTCGCTTATTTTTATAGTATTTTTGCAATGATAACTGATAGGGCAGTTTATTTTGAAAGTGCTGCTTTTGTTACTGTCTTTGTTTTACTGGGGGATGCGATGGAAGAGAAAATGCATAACAATGCTTCCAATGCTCTTGGTAAGTTGATGGGACTTCAAGCAAAAGATGCTGAAGTCTTAAAAGATGGCAAATTTGTCAAAGTACCACTCGATCAAGTCCAAGTTGGCGACCTTGTTCGGGTCAAGCCGGGTGAAAAAGTACCCGTAGATGGAACAATTCTGGAGGGGGTAACTTCTCTGGATGAGTCGATGGTTACTGGTGAAAGTATGCCGGTAATGAAAAAAGTTGGCGATACTGTTGTTGGTTCAACAATTAATAATAATGGGACGATTACTTTTAAAGCCACAAAGGTTGGAGCGGATACAATGCTTGCCCAAATTGTTGACCTAGTAAAAAAAGCGCAAACCAGTCATGCTCCTATCCAGAACTTAACAGATAAGATTTCAAATGTGTTTGTCCCAGCAGTAATGATTATTGCTATTTTGACATTTATGATTTGGTATTCCTTTGTTGGCGCAACATTTGTTCAAGCATTATTATTTGCTGTTTCAGTAATTGTCATTGCCTGTCCGTGCGCATTAGGTTTAGCAACTCCAACAGCATTAATGGTTGGTACTGCAAGAAGTGCTAAGATGGGTGTCCTTATTAAGAATGGTGAAGTCCTCCAAGAAGTAAGTAATATTGATACTGTTGTGTTTGATAAAACAGGGACAATTACGGTCGGCAAACCAGTTGTAACTGATATTGTTGGCGATGCTAAAAAAGTATTAACAATAGCTGCTAGTCTTGAAGAATCGTCTGAGCACCCGTTGGCATCTGCAATTCTTCAAAAGGCAAAAAATAAAGAGATCTTACCAGTAAAGGTAGATAAATTTGAAGCAATTGAAGGTAAGGGTGTGCGTGCAGATTATAATGGGCAAGTAGCATTTGTTGGTAGCAATCGGCTTTTGGTTGATGTAAATATTTCCCGGGAAATGGCATCACGTGCAGAAAAATTACAGAACGAAGCTAAAACAGTTGTTTATGTTGGTCTTGATGGGGAAATAATCGGCTTACTTGCCATTCAAGATGTTCCGAAGTCGAGTTCAAAAGATGCAATTGCGGAGCTAAAAGCACGTGGATTAATGACTGTGATGTTAACTGGTGATAATAAGCGAGTAGCTCAAGCAACCGCTGGTGAAGTTGGTATCGATAAGGTGATCGCTGAAGTAATGCCGAATGACAAAGCTCAACAAATTAAGGAACTTCAGAACAAGGGTAAAAAAGTTGCTTTTGTTGGTGATGGAATTAATGATGCCCCTGCTTTATCGACAGCTGATGTTGGAATTGCGATGGGATCTGGAACTGATATCGCAATTGACTCTGGTGGAATTGTTCTCGTTCAAAACGATTTGCGAGGAGTTGTCCGGGCACTTGATATTTCTAAGAAGACCTTTAACCGGATTAAATTAAATCTCTTCTGGGCGCTCATTTACAATGTCATTGGTATTCCAATCGCTGCAGGGCTATTTGCATTTGTGGGCTTTACGCTTAGTCCGGAGCTTGCCGGCCTAGCAATGGCCTTTAGTTCTGTTTCTGTTGTTAGTTCTTCTCTGCTGTTAAATAAAACTAAGATTGCGGGAGACCATGTTGTTCAAGCTTAAACTAAGATTATAAGGAGTTAAGAAATATAATTCTTAGCTTCTTCTTGTTATATTCTGCACAAAGTAAAAGGATTTTGCGGTAAAATATTAATAAAAATAATGATGGAGGGGTATTTAAAATGGCAACTGCATTTTTAGTTCATACTCGATTAAGCTGGGGAAAAACGTGCGATTATTTAATTGCTAATGATGTTGAGCCGGGGTTAATGCATCGTTATGAGACACGAGAAGATTGGCAAGAGGTGATTCTTGATGCATTGATCAATGTTCCCTTAGCACCATACTTGCCAAGTGGTCAGCCCATTCCGCCAATTGGAACGGCAAAAGTAATAGGGGTAGAAGCAGTTGATCCGGCACAGGTTAAAAAAACTGTGCAACGAACACGAAGCCAATTTATAATGGCAACTATCTGGAAAAAGCAGTCAGCCTTAAAAAACTATAATTTCTTACATCATGATTATGACAAGTGGACGCAAAAACAAATTTGGGCCGATGTTGATTATTGGTGTGACTCTAAAAAGCATCCCGTTATCGATTTGATTACAAAATGGCGTTGTGCCCGTCAACACCAACGATTTCGTGCTGAAGAGAAATGATAAAAAAGAGTTGACTATTAAGCCACTTCCATGTATAGTATATATCGTTGTAAGTTTATTTTATTGGGCATTCGCCAAACTGGTAAGGCAGTGGACTCTGAATCCATAATTTACTGGTTCGAGACCAGTATGCCCAACTTCTAACAAAAGGCCTGCTAGATTAGCTAGCAGGTCTTTTGTTGATAAAAAAGTTATTTGTTATAATTACAGTCAAGTGAGGAGACGAATATGGCTAGTAATTCTGATTCAATTTATTATGTTTTAACAAAACTAAAGCATCATCCAGAGTTAATCAAAAGCATTAGACCACGTTATACTAATACGGTTCTGATTCTTTTTGATGACTCCTTAAAGATAGCCGATGCTTCATTTTATTTTCCTGTTGATCGTTTTATGGTCAATCGTTTGTCAAATGATTTTGTGGCAAAGAATGGCGACCTTCTTGATAGTTATTTTTCAATGACCAATGGAACGAAGAAAAATTACCATGATGTTTGGGCGACGACCTGTCATATTCCAGAAAAGAAAGTATATTTATTAGAATTATCATTTGAATAACGCGATTTAAGCTGCGACAAAAGGTGTCACAGCTTATTTACTATAAAGGGAGAGTTTTGTAGTGCTGTTTCAACGATTGTTTTAATGGTAGCGGCAGTTTTAAGTAGTATTATTTCCAGCTTCTTTCCGCACTTCTCAATTAATTATATTAGTATTTTCGTCGGCCTAATTATTGGTTTAGTTCCTTTTTTGAATGGTCGGATTCTTCCCTTCCACATAGAAGTATTTATATATATAGTAGCTCCACTGATTTATTTTGAGGGGCAATCAACGAGAATTAATCTGATTGGAAAAAGATTGCGACAAATCCTTGAGACGGCTGTTCTTTTAGTAATTGTTGGAACAGTATTTGCAGGTTTTAGTGTATCGCTTTTGGAAATTCCGCTAGCGTTGGCATTTCTGATGGGCGCTTTGAGTACAACAACTGATGCTACTGCAACCGAATCTGTTTCGGAAGGGTTGATTGTCCCTGAAAGATAAGAAAATATTCTAAAAATGGAGTCGTTATTTAATGATGCTTCTGGTATTATCCTGGTTACTGCAATGGCACTGTGGGTGAAAAACGGGCAGTTCAACTATCAACAAACGTTCTTTGACTTCCTGCGATCAGTCGGGGGCGGGATATTTATTGGTATTTTAGCAGCCCTTGTGATGATTAGTTTTCGTCAATTTTTAGGGCGAATTAACCATGATGCTTATAATGAACAAATATTATTATTTGTTAGTACGCCATTCTTTATTTACTTTGTAGCTGAAGAATTAAAAGTATCTGGGATTATCGCTGTGGTTTGTGCTGGTTTAATGCAGAATAACGAAAGCGTTCGAAGTCGTTTTATAACGCCTCGCCAATTTCATAATGGATTAGTACTTTTAAGGCTACTTCGAGAAGTCTTGAATAATACCGTCTTTGTTATTTTAGGAGTATTGGTTGTCAGGATCATTCGTGATGATTTAATCATTGGAAATACAAATTCGCAATGGATCGTGATTGGGACTTTACTTTATCTTGCTAATCTCCTTGTTCGTTATTTATATAGATTATTATCAAAAATGGGTAATAAAGGAAGTATAATTTTTGCCCTTGGGGGAGTCCATGGCGCAGTAACACTCGCCTTAGTATATATGATTATTAACAATGTAAGCTCTGCACAGTTTGACATGATTGTGTTAGCAGAAATATTTGTTATTATTTTGAGTATGGTGGTACCTTCAATCGTATTTCGTTTTATTCTTGACCATGATATGTCGAGTAAAGAAGCTGGCAAACAAATTCAGCGTTTACGGCAAGAGATGGTTAAAGAAGGATTAGCGGCAGTTGAAAAAATATATCTTCCAGAAAAAATTAGAGAAAGTGTTGTTTATGATTTGCGGGATCAAAAGAGTGCCAATTCATTTGCAGATTTTTGGCATCAATGGGCTAAAGCAAGTCGCTATCCAGAATTCAATGAGCAGGAAAAGGAACTGGAGCAACGAGCCTTATTATGGGCATCCCAAGCTGAAAGACAGTACCTTGATATGGTATCTCAAAAGGAAAATCGTCGTGACTATCTTTTTGAGCTTTACAACGAAATTCTATTGGCAGAGTCAATTTTACTTGACACTGAAAATGAATATTAAATTAATTTAATTTTAAGTTGACGAAGAATTGAAATTAACGTATACTTTTAATTGTACGTTATTGCCCGCTGGTCAAATTGGTTAAGACGTCGCCCTCTCAAGGCGGAGTTACGGGTTCGATTCCCGTGCGGGTGAATATGATTGAGTCTGTTACTCATTTAGTAACAGACCTTTTTTTATTTATATTACAAATTTAGTAAAAGCGTTAAGAAAAGGTTTAATTGATGCTATGATG
This region includes:
- a CDS encoding copper-translocating P-type ATPase yields the protein MKLTNIQRFWISFVLSIPMLIQMLAMPFHWMMPVYNWIALITTTIIMAISAFPYWKSAIAAFKKHSANMNTLVATGTAVAYFYSIFAMITDRAVYFESAAFVTVFVLLGDAMEEKMHNNASNALGKLMGLQAKDAEVLKDGKFVKVPLDQVQVGDLVRVKPGEKVPVDGTILEGVTSLDESMVTGESMPVMKKVGDTVVGSTINNNGTITFKATKVGADTMLAQIVDLVKKAQTSHAPIQNLTDKISNVFVPAVMIIAILTFMIWYSFVGATFVQALLFAVSVIVIACPCALGLATPTALMVGTARSAKMGVLIKNGEVLQEVSNIDTVVFDKTGTITVGKPVVTDIVGDAKKVLTIAASLEESSEHPLASAILQKAKNKEILPVKVDKFEAIEGKGVRADYNGQVAFVGSNRLLVDVNISREMASRAEKLQNEAKTVVYVGLDGEIIGLLAIQDVPKSSSKDAIAELKARGLMTVMLTGDNKRVAQATAGEVGIDKVIAEVMPNDKAQQIKELQNKGKKVAFVGDGINDAPALSTADVGIAMGSGTDIAIDSGGIVLVQNDLRGVVRALDISKKTFNRIKLNLFWALIYNVIGIPIAAGLFAFVGFTLSPELAGLAMAFSSVSVVSSSLLLNKTKIAGDHVVQA
- a CDS encoding cation:proton antiporter, whose amino-acid sequence is MVAAVLSSIISSFFPHFSINYISIFVGLIIGLVPFLNGRILPFHIEVFIYIVAPLIYFEGQSTRINLIGKRLRQILETAVLLVIVGTVFAGFSVSLLEIPLALAFLMGALSTTTDATATESVSEGLIVPER
- a CDS encoding cation:proton antiporter; its protein translation is MESLFNDASGIILVTAMALWVKNGQFNYQQTFFDFLRSVGGGIFIGILAALVMISFRQFLGRINHDAYNEQILLFVSTPFFIYFVAEELKVSGIIAVVCAGLMQNNESVRSRFITPRQFHNGLVLLRLLREVLNNTVFVILGVLVVRIIRDDLIIGNTNSQWIVIGTLLYLANLLVRYLYRLLSKMGNKGSIIFALGGVHGAVTLALVYMIINNVSSAQFDMIVLAEIFVIILSMVVPSIVFRFILDHDMSSKEAGKQIQRLRQEMVKEGLAAVEKIYLPEKIRESVVYDLRDQKSANSFADFWHQWAKASRYPEFNEQEKELEQRALLWASQAERQYLDMVSQKENRRDYLFELYNEILLAESILLDTENEY